The following coding sequences lie in one Musa acuminata AAA Group cultivar baxijiao chromosome BXJ3-1, Cavendish_Baxijiao_AAA, whole genome shotgun sequence genomic window:
- the LOC135628885 gene encoding ultraviolet-B receptor UVR8-like, translating to MWKVSRLRSLFPLRGGAWRAASVWSFGDNSNGALGLSAPLADAYEPTRVPSLPSDVAAVAAGHYHSLAVTASGEVWAWGRNEEGQIGRHATAPRATWNKPEKVIGLDHVRVEAAFASGVTSAAIDDDGSLWVWGRSKRGQLGLGNRVTEATKPTKVQALADHQIVKVSFGWGHALALTKDGKLFGWGYAADGRLGQMEQKLDSPQTQPLEFDKSLESLTPMLDVVEKLVAEKIEKEKNMPIIWEPCEVLEVSCLNVSDMACGLDHSLVLCSSGTVLSSGDNLYGQLGRNTYGSMLPVGLNAHALSVSAGLGHSLVLCQIPSEDREEVNAVLSWGWNQSHQLGREGREDMPGIVEALSGEKPTSLSAGRVHSIALTSKKELWAWGSGRNGRLGLGSSLDEMEPALVESLVGLEVLQAVAGFDHNLLLVVD from the exons ATGTGGAAAGTAAGCCGTCTTCGCTCTCTCTTCCCCCTTCGCGGCGGGGCGTGGAGGGCCGCCTCGGTCTGGAGCTTCGGGGACAACAGCAATGGCGCCTTGGGCCTCTCTGCGCCGCTCGCCGACGCCTACGAGCCCACCAGGGTGCCGTCTCTCCCGTCCGACGTCGCTGCCGTCGCCGCGGGTCATTACCACTCCCTCGCCGTCACCGCTTCCGGGGAAGTCTGGGCGTGGGGTCGCAACGAGGAGGGTCAGATTGGAAGACACGCCACTGCCCCAAG AGCCACATGGAATAAACCAGAAAAGGTGATAGGCCTGGATCATGTGAGGGTTGAAGCTGCTTTTGCATCTGGTGTTACTTCCGCAGCCATTGATGATGATGGTTCTTTATGGGTGTGGGGAAGATCCAAGCGTGGCCAACTTGGTCTTGGCAACCGAGTGACAGAAGCTACCAAACCTACTAAGGTTCAAGCACTTGCAGATCATCAAATAGTGAAG GTATCATTTGGATGGGGACATGCATTGGCGTTAACTAAAGATGGAAAACTATTTGGTTGGGGTTATGCAGCGGATGGAAGATTAGGTCAAATGGAACAAAAGCTAGATTCACCACAGACACAGCCCTTGGAATTTGATAAATCATTGGAAAGTTTGACGCCTATGCTAGATGTAGTGGAAAAGCTAGTGGCAGAAAAAATTGAGAAAGAGAAGAATATGCCCATTATCTGGGAGCCATGTGAAGTTCTGGAAGTCAGTTGTCTCAATGTCTCTGATATGGCTTGTGGACTTGACCATTCGTTAGTGCTCTGCA GCAGTGGCACTGTATTAAGCAGTGGAGACAATCTATATGGTCAGTTAGGGAGAAACACGTATGGATCTATGCTCCCGGTAGGCTTAAATGCCCATGCACTCTCTGTATCAGCAGGACTTGGTCACTCTCTTGTCCTGTGTCAGATTCCATCTGAGGACAGAGAAGAGGTGAACGCTGTGCTCTCATGGGGATGGAATCAGAGCCACCAGCTTGGGCGCGAAGGGCGAGAAGATATGCCTGGGATAGTTGAAGCTCTTAGTGGAGAAAAGCCAACATCACTTTCAGCTGGACGTGTGCATTCAATTGCTCTTACTTCAAAGAAGGAGCTATGGGCATGGGGCTCGGGCAGAAATGGCCGACTTGGATTGGGAAGCTCATTGGATGAGATGGAACCAGCACTTGTAGAGTCTTTGGTAGGTTTGGAAGTCTTACAAGCAGTGGCAGGCTTTGATCATAATCTTCTACTGGTTGTTGATTAG